Proteins co-encoded in one Xanthomonas campestris pv. badrii genomic window:
- a CDS encoding GH92 family glycosyl hydrolase, translating into MPHRSIVFRLRWLAMFAAVASFACPAAPRTAASAFEAVDPFIGTGGEGHTYPGATVPFGMVQLSPDTQIKPRKQAYGWAAGYRHSDGTIVGFSHTHFSGSGHSDLGDILLMPQTGEVKLERGDASTPGSGYTAQFDHASEQAQPGYYAVTLKDRNIRAELTASARVGVHRYQFPKGAAAHVLVDLRTSLYDYPGKVQWSRLRVRADGTVTGFRETRGWAPGRQLYFAMRFSRALTATQLHDTEQDIPYKGFPPPGDKNPAQRAQIEGRQLVGVFDVANDGTPLVVTVALSPVSEAAAIANLHAEVPGFDFDRVRADARAQWTQALAAIDAQGTPRQRTQLYTALYHSLLGPTLFMDSDGGYRGPDNAVHRADGWANYSTFSLWDTYRALHPLLTLVQPPQRSSDMVNSLLAARRDSAYGILPVWAFHGLETWCMIGYHAVPVIADAYMKGIGGFDAEEALQAMVASANYGPYDGIAQYRELGYVPIDEEGEAASKTLEYAFDDWTIARMADKLGKPTIAAEFSKRAGNWKHAFDPATGYMRARTRAGNFREPFDPSASGYGSDYTEGNAWQYSWYVPQDVAGLAAAHGGQDKLLARLDAVFDAEVDPKVFEHMEDITGLIGWYAHGNEPSHHVAYLYAYAGQPWRTQARLKQIVDSQYHAGPEGLAGNDDLGQMSAWYVFTTLGFYPVAPGSNQYIIGRPFLPRTTLNLPNGKRFSVIADGLSDAGTYIGSATLNGKALHRAYLTHEEIQAGGELRFRMQAMPNTQWATDPAQRPYSMSVQTR; encoded by the coding sequence ATGCCGCATCGATCGATCGTTTTCCGCCTGCGCTGGCTGGCCATGTTCGCCGCCGTCGCGTCGTTCGCGTGTCCCGCCGCCCCGCGCACAGCCGCGTCCGCCTTCGAAGCAGTGGACCCGTTCATCGGCACCGGTGGCGAAGGCCATACCTATCCCGGCGCCACGGTGCCGTTCGGCATGGTGCAGTTGAGCCCGGATACGCAGATCAAGCCACGCAAGCAGGCCTACGGCTGGGCGGCGGGATACCGACACAGCGACGGCACCATCGTGGGGTTTTCGCATACGCATTTTTCCGGCTCCGGGCACTCGGACCTGGGCGACATCCTGCTGATGCCTCAAACAGGCGAGGTCAAGCTGGAACGCGGCGATGCCAGCACACCGGGCAGCGGCTACACCGCACAGTTCGACCATGCCAGCGAACAGGCGCAGCCCGGCTACTACGCCGTGACCTTGAAAGACCGCAATATCCGCGCCGAACTCACCGCCAGTGCGCGCGTGGGCGTGCACCGCTACCAGTTCCCCAAGGGCGCAGCGGCGCATGTGCTGGTGGACCTGCGCACCAGCCTGTACGACTACCCCGGCAAGGTGCAGTGGTCGCGGCTGCGCGTGCGCGCCGATGGCACCGTGACCGGCTTTCGTGAAACGCGCGGTTGGGCACCGGGCCGGCAACTGTATTTCGCCATGCGCTTCTCGCGCGCGCTCACTGCCACGCAGTTGCACGACACCGAACAGGACATCCCATACAAGGGCTTCCCTCCGCCGGGCGACAAGAACCCCGCGCAGCGCGCGCAGATCGAAGGCCGGCAACTGGTCGGTGTGTTCGATGTCGCCAACGACGGCACCCCGCTGGTGGTCACCGTGGCGCTGTCCCCGGTCAGCGAGGCCGCGGCCATCGCCAACCTGCACGCCGAAGTGCCCGGCTTCGACTTCGACCGCGTGCGCGCCGATGCGCGTGCGCAATGGACGCAGGCGCTGGCGGCAATCGACGCGCAGGGCACGCCGCGGCAACGCACCCAGCTCTACACCGCGCTGTATCACAGCCTGCTCGGCCCCACGCTGTTCATGGATAGCGACGGCGGCTATCGCGGCCCGGACAATGCCGTGCATCGCGCCGATGGATGGGCCAACTATTCCACCTTCTCGCTGTGGGATACCTACCGCGCGCTGCACCCGCTACTTACGCTGGTGCAGCCGCCGCAACGCAGCAGCGACATGGTCAATTCATTGCTCGCCGCACGCCGCGACAGCGCCTACGGCATCCTGCCCGTGTGGGCGTTCCATGGCCTGGAAACCTGGTGCATGATCGGCTACCACGCCGTGCCGGTGATCGCCGACGCGTACATGAAAGGCATCGGCGGCTTCGACGCAGAGGAAGCCTTGCAGGCCATGGTCGCCAGCGCCAACTACGGCCCGTACGATGGCATTGCGCAATACCGCGAGCTGGGCTACGTGCCCATCGACGAAGAAGGCGAAGCCGCCTCCAAGACGCTGGAATATGCCTTCGACGACTGGACCATCGCGCGCATGGCCGACAAGCTCGGCAAGCCCACCATCGCCGCAGAATTCAGCAAACGCGCCGGCAACTGGAAGCACGCCTTCGACCCGGCCACCGGCTACATGCGCGCGCGTACCCGCGCCGGCAACTTCCGCGAACCGTTCGACCCCTCGGCCAGCGGCTACGGCAGCGACTACACCGAAGGCAATGCCTGGCAGTACTCGTGGTACGTGCCGCAGGACGTGGCCGGCCTGGCCGCAGCGCATGGCGGCCAAGACAAGCTGTTGGCGCGCCTGGACGCCGTATTCGATGCCGAGGTCGATCCCAAGGTGTTCGAGCACATGGAAGACATCACCGGCCTGATCGGTTGGTATGCGCACGGCAACGAACCCAGCCACCATGTGGCCTATCTCTACGCGTATGCCGGCCAGCCTTGGCGCACGCAGGCGCGCCTGAAGCAGATCGTGGACAGCCAATACCACGCCGGCCCGGAGGGCCTGGCCGGCAACGACGATCTGGGCCAGATGTCGGCCTGGTACGTGTTCACCACGCTGGGCTTCTACCCGGTGGCGCCGGGCAGCAACCAATACATCATCGGCCGCCCGTTCCTGCCGCGCACCACCCTCAACCTGCCCAACGGCAAGCGCTTCAGCGTGATCGCCGATGGCCTCAGCGACGCAGGCACCTACATCGGCAGTGCCACCCTCAACGGCAAGGCATTGCATCGCGCCTACCTTACGCACGAAGAAATCCAGGCCGGTGGCGAACTGCGCTTCCGCATGCAGGCCATGCCGAACACGCAGTGGGCCACGGACCCGGCGCAGCGGCCGTATTCGATGTCGGTGCAGACGCGCTGA
- a CDS encoding alpha-ketoglutarate-dependent dioxygenase AlkB has protein sequence MDLFDTPSAPLQVLEDAEGGVRYWPQLLAPELAQACFRALRDGANWHSQRREMYDRVVEVPRLLASYALDAALPPGLPLLQLSDAVQAVLPAPYNAVGLNLYRDGRDSVAMHHDKLQTLVAPYPIALVSLGSARRMTLRAKDGSARATALDLAPGSLLAMSHASQLTHEHGIPKTARAVGERVSVVFRVRPAARMAAGKHGPHWAPVPQ, from the coding sequence ATGGATCTGTTCGATACGCCAAGCGCGCCGCTGCAGGTGCTGGAGGATGCCGAGGGCGGCGTACGCTATTGGCCGCAGCTGCTTGCGCCCGAGCTGGCGCAAGCCTGTTTTCGCGCGCTGCGCGACGGGGCGAACTGGCACAGCCAGCGCCGGGAAATGTATGACCGCGTGGTGGAGGTGCCGCGCCTGCTGGCCTCGTATGCACTGGATGCGGCGCTGCCCCCGGGGTTGCCGTTGTTGCAGCTCAGCGATGCGGTGCAGGCGGTGTTGCCCGCGCCCTACAACGCGGTGGGCCTGAACCTGTACCGCGACGGGCGCGACAGCGTGGCGATGCATCACGACAAGCTACAGACGCTGGTGGCGCCGTACCCGATCGCCCTGGTGTCGCTGGGCAGCGCACGGCGCATGACGTTGCGCGCCAAGGACGGCAGTGCGCGCGCGACTGCGCTGGACCTGGCGCCAGGTAGCCTGTTGGCGATGAGCCATGCCTCGCAACTGACCCATGAGCACGGCATCCCCAAGACCGCACGCGCGGTGGGCGAGCGGGTGAGCGTGGTGTTTCGCGTGCGACCGGCGGCACGCATGGCCGCCGGCAAGCACGGACCGCATTGGGCGCCCGTGCCGCAGTGA
- a CDS encoding FAD-dependent oxidoreductase, translated as MPLDDTRHHQMFPELDAGQLAITRRFASGPARRFAAGDTVFDVGDAHAPVWVVLEGVIEVVRRDGLGNEKPITRHTPGQFTGEVSQLAGRASLAAGRAGPDGCLALPFDTAHLRALMISSAEVGEVVMRALILRRVGLIEGDASGSVLIGAPDDRHLTRLQGFLTRNGYPNTVVDISNDDGRALVERLGIQEHDLPVMVCPSGRVLRQPSDAEAAHCLGMTPDIDPDKRYDVAIVGAGPAGLATAVYAASEGLSVLVMDQRAIGGQAGASARIENYLGFPTGISGQALAGRAYNQALKFGAELAIPIEAATLECGRDDGTLKLDLADGKQLLASTVVIASGARYRRPEIDGLDRFEGHGVSYWASPVEARLCEGGVVALVGGGNSAGQAVAFLAPRVKELHLIIRGDGLEASMSQYLIERIAALPNVQLHTGTEVAALDGDHERGLQGATLRTRADGATTRVELRHLFLFVGADPNTGWLQDCVDTDTRGFVITGTARGDGVPACLPLETNRPGVFAIGDVRAGSVKRVAAAVGEGAAVVAQIHQYLAHQANPVPVSELANAGE; from the coding sequence ATGCCCCTGGACGATACCCGCCACCATCAGATGTTTCCCGAACTGGACGCGGGCCAGTTGGCGATCACGCGGCGCTTCGCCAGCGGGCCGGCGCGGCGCTTTGCCGCCGGCGACACCGTGTTCGATGTCGGCGATGCGCACGCACCGGTGTGGGTGGTGCTGGAAGGCGTCATCGAAGTGGTGCGCCGAGACGGCCTGGGCAACGAAAAACCGATCACCCGGCATACGCCCGGGCAGTTCACCGGCGAGGTGAGCCAGCTGGCCGGTCGCGCGTCGCTGGCGGCCGGGCGGGCCGGGCCGGATGGCTGCCTGGCACTGCCGTTCGACACCGCGCACCTGCGCGCATTGATGATCAGTTCTGCCGAAGTGGGCGAAGTGGTGATGCGTGCGCTGATCCTGCGCCGCGTGGGCCTGATCGAGGGCGATGCCTCCGGCTCGGTGTTGATCGGGGCACCGGACGACAGGCATCTGACGCGGCTTCAGGGGTTTTTGACCCGCAACGGTTACCCCAACACGGTGGTGGACATCTCCAACGACGATGGCCGCGCGCTGGTCGAGCGCCTGGGCATCCAGGAGCACGATCTGCCGGTGATGGTCTGCCCCAGCGGCCGCGTGCTGCGCCAGCCCAGCGATGCCGAAGCCGCGCATTGCCTGGGCATGACACCGGACATCGACCCGGACAAGCGCTACGACGTGGCCATCGTCGGTGCCGGCCCCGCGGGTCTGGCCACGGCGGTGTACGCCGCCTCCGAAGGTCTGTCGGTGCTGGTGATGGACCAGCGCGCCATCGGCGGCCAGGCCGGCGCGTCGGCGCGTATCGAAAATTATCTGGGCTTTCCCACCGGGATTTCCGGGCAGGCGCTGGCGGGACGCGCCTACAACCAGGCGCTGAAATTCGGGGCCGAGCTGGCGATCCCGATCGAGGCAGCCACCCTGGAGTGCGGGCGCGACGATGGCACGCTGAAGCTGGATCTGGCCGACGGCAAGCAGCTGCTGGCCAGCACCGTGGTGATCGCCTCGGGCGCGCGCTACCGGCGCCCGGAGATCGACGGGCTGGATCGCTTTGAAGGCCATGGCGTGTCGTACTGGGCTTCGCCGGTGGAGGCGCGGCTATGCGAGGGCGGCGTGGTGGCGCTGGTGGGTGGCGGCAATTCCGCAGGCCAGGCGGTCGCGTTCCTGGCGCCGCGGGTGAAGGAGTTGCACCTGATCATTCGCGGCGATGGCCTGGAAGCGTCGATGTCGCAATACCTGATCGAACGTATTGCCGCACTGCCCAACGTGCAGCTGCACACCGGCACCGAAGTGGCCGCGCTGGACGGCGACCACGAGCGCGGGCTGCAGGGGGCGACGCTGCGCACGCGCGCCGATGGCGCGACCACGCGCGTGGAGCTGCGGCACCTGTTCCTGTTCGTCGGCGCCGATCCCAATACCGGTTGGTTGCAGGACTGCGTGGACACCGACACGCGTGGCTTCGTCATCACCGGCACCGCGCGCGGCGATGGGGTGCCGGCCTGCCTGCCTTTGGAAACCAATCGCCCCGGTGTGTTCGCCATCGGCGATGTGCGCGCCGGCTCGGTCAAGCGCGTGGCGGCGGCGGTGGGCGAGGGCGCTGCAGTGGTCGCGCAGATTCATCAGTATCTGGCCCATCAGGCCAACCCGGTGCCGGTGTCCGAACTTGCCAATGCTGGAGAGTAG
- a CDS encoding EAL domain-containing protein — protein MPSLPICNACRDGHAFPTAITMAFQPIVDVAARTIYAGEALVRGINGESADSILAAVDAHNRYAFDQACRIKAIECAARIALPALLSINFMPNAVYNPEHCLRATLEATAHYGWPLDAIIFEVSEQEHLADPSHLLDILRTYRARGMKTAIDDFGAGYAGLGLLAEFQPDLLKLDIALVRGIDTDRSRQAIVRHVTRMCEELGIAVIAEGIEHPDEYRTLRDLGIHLQQGYLFAKPQTGELPQVHWPQ, from the coding sequence ATGCCCAGCCTTCCCATTTGCAACGCCTGCCGCGATGGTCATGCATTTCCGACCGCCATCACCATGGCCTTCCAGCCGATTGTCGATGTGGCCGCACGCACCATCTACGCCGGCGAAGCGTTGGTGCGTGGCATCAACGGCGAGTCGGCCGACAGCATCCTGGCCGCGGTAGACGCCCACAACCGCTACGCCTTCGACCAGGCCTGCCGCATCAAGGCGATCGAGTGCGCCGCACGGATCGCCCTGCCCGCACTGCTGTCGATCAATTTCATGCCCAACGCGGTCTACAACCCCGAGCACTGCCTGCGCGCCACGCTCGAGGCCACCGCACACTACGGCTGGCCGCTGGACGCGATCATCTTCGAGGTCAGCGAACAGGAACATCTGGCCGACCCGTCGCATCTGCTCGACATCCTGCGCACCTACCGCGCGCGCGGCATGAAGACCGCCATCGACGACTTCGGCGCCGGCTATGCCGGGCTCGGCCTGCTGGCCGAGTTCCAGCCGGACCTGCTCAAGCTGGACATCGCACTGGTCCGCGGCATCGACACCGACCGCAGTCGCCAGGCCATCGTGCGCCACGTCACCCGCATGTGCGAAGAACTTGGCATCGCCGTCATTGCCGAAGGCATCGAACACCCCGACGAATACCGCACCCTGCGCGACCTGGGCATTCACCTGCAACAAGGCTACCTGTTCGCCAAACCGCAGACCGGCGAACTACCGCAGGTGCATTGGCCGCAGTAG
- a CDS encoding HD domain-containing protein: MTALTERYAQAVDYARIAHAGQVRKGTQIPYLSHLLGVSTLVLECGGDEEQAIAGLLHDVVEDCGGGHEASIRAQFGDSVADIVMACTDATAEDKAEVDNSERARQRDWRERKLAYLEHLRKTPERALLVSGCDKLYNARTIVQDLENPAVGQDIFNVFTAGRDGTLWYYAALEEIFRTRDAATARLFSGVVMRMQALAQTGEQPVPAPTHALG, translated from the coding sequence ATGACCGCCCTCACCGAACGCTACGCCCAGGCCGTGGATTACGCCCGCATCGCCCATGCCGGGCAAGTGCGCAAGGGCACGCAGATTCCGTACCTGAGTCATCTGCTCGGCGTCTCCACGCTGGTGCTGGAATGTGGTGGCGACGAGGAGCAGGCCATCGCCGGGCTGCTGCACGATGTGGTGGAAGACTGTGGGGGTGGTCATGAGGCGTCGATCCGCGCGCAGTTCGGCGACAGCGTGGCCGACATCGTGATGGCCTGCACCGACGCCACCGCCGAAGACAAGGCCGAGGTGGACAACAGCGAGCGTGCGCGCCAGCGCGATTGGCGCGAACGCAAGCTGGCCTACCTGGAGCACCTGCGCAAGACCCCGGAGCGTGCCTTGCTGGTATCCGGCTGCGACAAGCTCTACAACGCACGCACCATCGTGCAGGACCTGGAAAACCCTGCGGTGGGCCAGGACATCTTCAACGTGTTTACCGCCGGCCGCGACGGCACCTTGTGGTACTACGCCGCGCTGGAAGAGATCTTCCGCACCCGCGATGCGGCAACTGCGCGCCTGTTCAGTGGCGTTGTCATGCGGATGCAGGCACTTGCCCAGACCGGCGAGCAACCGGTGCCGGCGCCGACGCACGCGCTGGGATGA